In Spiroplasma clarkii, the DNA window GGCCAAGAGCAATTGTTCCTACATTAATTCCAAATAAAGGCATTAATCCCATATATAAACCTCCAATTGCAGCACCGCAACATGCAGTAATAAAGGCTCTAAGTCTTGTTAACATAACTCCGTAAATTAATGGTTCTCCAATACCCAGGAAACCAGGAACAATTGCAGCACCAATTTCTTGACGGATTTTTGAACCTTTTTTTGCTTTAAAGTATAGTGCTAAAGCAGCTCCAACTTGGCCAGCTCCTGCAACCGCTACCAGTGGGAACAAAGTATTTAAACCAGTATCTGCAATTAGCATCAAGTAGATTGGTGTGGCACCTTGATGAACTCCAAACACCACTAATCATAATCAAACACCAGCAAGAATTGCTCCTAGTGGTGGAGTGGCTCACTTATTGGTTGTAACAACTTGGAAGAATTTTGACATCCCCAAGAAAACATAACCTGTTAATGGTACCAATAAAACAAAGTTAACCAAAATCATTATGACACAAACTGAGAATGGTACCACAAATAATTTTGCTCCATCTGGAATAAATTTATTAAATTGTTTTTCTAAAACAGCAGCCACTCCTGCAACTGTAATTGCTCCAAAAATAGATCCAGTTAATCCGGCAGCTTTGCCATCCCTAAAGACTCCCACTGTAAATCAGTTTTTTGAAATATCTGTTATTGGTATTCCTAAAAAAGTCCCTGAATTACCATCAATTTGGAATATGTTTCCTATAATTGCTCCAAATGCTGGTGTGTACATTGCGGCTAGCAAAGCTCCAATGATTGGAGTTCCTCCAAATACTTTTGCTGTATTTCACCCAATCAAAATACATAAAATTTGAACTAATAATGTTAATAATAAAGTTGTAATATTAATTCAAGAATTAGAAACTTGGGTTAAATTATCTTGACCTACTGAAGTCAGAATAATACTTCCAATTGCTTGTAAAACTCCAGTAGCTAAAAAAGCTGGAATAAACGGTGTAAATATTAAACTAATTTTGTTAAAGAAGTTTAAGATACTTGCTTTTGTTTTAGCACGATATCTTTGTTTAATGTCATGATTTTCTGTTTTAAAATTATTTTCATCTATTTTGTTAATGAGGTCTTTGTCTTCAACAGATAAATTGACATTGATAGCTTCAGTTTTTTGAGCATCAATCATTTTTCCAAAATCATTAGCAACTCTAGTTACAAACCCAGGTCCTAAAATAATTTGGTATTCATTTTGGTTAATGATAACTCCCATAACATTTTTTATTGATTTAAGATAATCAACATCAATTGTGCTTTCTTTTTTTACTGAGATTCGCAGCCTTGTCATACAGTTTGTATATGATTGAACTTGATTTTTGGCAAATGCTTTGGCAATATCTGCAGCAGTTTTTTTTGAATCTTTTTTTTCTTTCATGTAATCCCTCCTTGGTCTACACTACTAGCATACTTCAAATGAAAAATAGTAAAAGTGATTTTGATTTGATAGTAAAAAAGTATCAACTCTTGATACTTATTTTTCAACTTCTGTAAATTTTAAAATCCTACTGTATTTTTCTTTGTCTTCATTAATAATTGAAGAATATATGCAATCAATAGCAAACAAAATTGCAGTTCTTGAAGTTAAAGATGTGTGTCTAATAGTTGACTCATTTGATTGAACCACTAAATTAATATCTGAACTTTGTTGAACTGGATTATCTACATTTTTTGTGATTGAAATAATTTGGGGTTTATTACTGCTCTCATCATTTTTTAAGAGTTTCAAGAGTCTTAAAATTTCTTCAGTAACTCCAGAATATGAAACTATAAAAATTATGTCATTTTTCCCTAATAGTCTACTTAAAAAACTTAGATTGTGAATATCTTGAGAAATATTGCATATTATCCCCAATCTTTGCAATTTATTGTAAAAATCCCTGGCAACATTATAAGTTCCACCAAATCCCACCAAAATTATCCTATTACATTTGATGATTTGCTTTGAAATTGTGATAATTTTTTCTTGTTGTTGGTGCAATAAACTTGCAGTTTGATCAATTGTTTTAACTAGTTGTTTGTGAATGTTTTCAACAATATCATTGTTGTTTGAATCAGAAATACCACTTTCACCAAGTCTTGTTTCTGAAACATTCTTGAGAATATATTTCATTTCTTTATAACTTTCAAGATTCAAGTACTTGATGAATCTATGGATTGTAGCCACACTTGTAAAAGTGTTTG includes these proteins:
- a CDS encoding PTS transporter subunit EIIC, coding for MKEKKDSKKTAADIAKAFAKNQVQSYTNCMTRLRISVKKESTIDVDYLKSIKNVMGVIINQNEYQIILGPGFVTRVANDFGKMIDAQKTEAINVNLSVEDKDLINKIDENNFKTENHDIKQRYRAKTKASILNFFNKISLIFTPFIPAFLATGVLQAIGSIILTSVGQDNLTQVSNSWINITTLLLTLLVQILCILIGWNTAKVFGGTPIIGALLAAMYTPAFGAIIGNIFQIDGNSGTFLGIPITDISKNWFTVGVFRDGKAAGLTGSIFGAITVAGVAAVLEKQFNKFIPDGAKLFVVPFSVCVIMILVNFVLLVPLTGYVFLGMSKFFQVVTTNKWATPPLGAILAGVWLWLVVFGVHQGATPIYLMLIADTGLNTLFPLVAVAGAGQVGAALALYFKAKKGSKIRQEIGAAIVPGFLGIGEPLIYGVMLTRLRAFITACCGAAIGGLYMGLMPLFGINVGTIALGPSGLLAIPLMSASNGLPWTGMLIYLSGLVVTYISGFLLTYFFGTKGVDLK
- a CDS encoding MurR/RpiR family transcriptional regulator; translation: MSQFDIYEKIVEEAKDGKNIYFYISNYIINHIQEIYNMNIKEFATNTFTSVATIHRFIKYLNLESYKEMKYILKNVSETRLGESGISDSNNNDIVENIHKQLVKTIDQTASLLHQQQEKIITISKQIIKCNRIILVGFGGTYNVARDFYNKLQRLGIICNISQDIHNLSFLSRLLGKNDIIFIVSYSGVTEEILRLLKLLKNDESSNKPQIISITKNVDNPVQQSSDINLVVQSNESTIRHTSLTSRTAILFAIDCIYSSIINEDKEKYSRILKFTEVEK